Proteins from a single region of Esox lucius isolate fEsoLuc1 chromosome 13, fEsoLuc1.pri, whole genome shotgun sequence:
- the rtkn gene encoding rhotekin isoform X2, with translation MFCRNQTTRATVARCSALEMEIRRGRFRRSVFLETLQDSDIQKKIDHEIRMRDGACKLLAACTQRDQALEASKSLLTCNTRIMAYMSELQRMKEAQVMQRVARRSSEAGPTDDRRPCKGKVAISDLRIPLMWKDTEYFKNKGELHRCAVFCLLQMGGEIHDTDMVMVDRTLTDICFDNTIVFNEASPGFDLRVELYSCSSEEDYSAGSTPRKLASKLSSSLGRSAGKKLRAAVDPGAGSPTGGGATLLLPVPAVAGPKYHLLAHTSLSLAHVQDNFRTHDLITSGNEECTYWVPLYGSVCCRLAAQPDCMNQQMMSGCLKVKLGGDPQSSTNVYGVLKGTNLSCYHRQEDIESNVEPAFTIAINKETRIRASEKDPDSNVQSISISNLYGGEEVTHTVSADSRQETHRWMEAFWQHFYDMSQWKQCCDDLMKIDLPSPRKAALVTSKQGSLYHEMVIDTAGDIGTVTDILTRRMQELELRSQLGTSPPWMSLFAESPGRQRSPRLAGHSPRTPRRLPRSPLSPSRCPRPSLLSSDASLTSDSDSPCSTSPCSRHGGLAEPLSLPSSRFRPRTLSLDAKLSTLRGRGYGGALQCSCQPPTSSLTPIPAQRVSQATLSCSSSTSSNSSSEGRRSPESLDSSPFSRPSSARRSLRSMRAKLDPRNWLQSQV, from the exons GACAGCGACATCCAGAAGAAGATTGACCATGAGATCCGGATGCGCGACGGCGCCTGCAAGCTGCTAGCCGCGTGCACCCAGAGGGACCAGGCCCTGGAGGCCTCGAAGAGCCTGCTGACCTGCAACACCCGCATCATGGCCTACATGTCCGAGCTGCAGAGGATGAAGGAGGCCCAGGTCATGCAGAGGGTCGCACGAAG GTCGTCGGAGGCAGGGCCAACGGACGACAGACGGCCTTGTAAGGGCAAGGTGGCCATCTCAG ATCTGCGGATCCCTCTCATGTGGAAGGACACGGAGTACTTCAAGAACAAAGGAG AGCTGCATCGGTGTGCTGTGTTCTGTTTACTCCAGATGGGAGGGGAGATCCACGATACTGACATGGTGATGGTAGACCGGACACTCACCGACATCTGCTTTGACAACACCATTGTCTT CAACGAGGCCAGCCCGGGCTTCGACCTCCGCGTGGAGCTGTACAGCTGCAGCTCGGAGGAAGACTACTCGGCAGGCAGCACGCCCAGGAAACTAGCCAGCAAACTCAGCAGCTCTCTGGGCCGCTCGGCGGGGAAGAAGCTCCGGGCCGCCGTGGACCCCGGCGCCGGCAGCCCCACTGGAGGGGGGGCCACGCTGCTGCTCCCGGTACCCGCCGTGGC GGGCCCCAAGTACCACCTGCTGGCCCATACCTCCCTGTCCCTGGCACACGTCCAGGACAACTTCCGCACCCATGACCTCATCACCTCAGGCAACG AGGAGTGTACATACTGGGTTCCTCTCTACGGCAGTGTGTGTTGTCGCCTCGCTGCTCAACCAGACTGTATGAACCAACAGATGATGAGCGGCTGTTTGAAGGtcaag TTGGGAGGTGACCCTCAGAGTAGCACAAATGTCTACGGTGTCCTTAAAGGGACAAACCTTTCCTGTTACCATCGACAGGAGGACATCGAGTCTAATGTTGAGCCAGCTTTTACCATCGCCATCAACAAG gaGACTAGAATTCGTGCGTCTGAAAAGGACCCAGACAGTAACGTCCAGAGCATCAGCATCAGCAACCTGTacggaggagaggaggtgacaCACACCGTGTCGGCAGACAGCCGCCAGGAGACGCACCGCTGGATGGAGGCCTTCTGGCAACACTTCTACGACATGA GCCAATGGAAGCAGTGTTGTGACGACCTGATGAAGATCGACCTGCCGTCGCCCCGGAAAGCAGCCCTTGTCACGTCGAAACAGGGCTCCCTTTACCACGAGATGG TTATTGACACCGCCGGTGACATCGGCACGGTGACGGACATCCTGACCCGGCGGATGCAGGAGCTGGAGCTGAGAAGCCAGCTGGGGACCTCTCCTCCCTGGATGTCCCTGTTCGCGGAGTCGCCCGGACGCCAGCGATCCCCCCGGCTGGCCGGCCACAGCCCCCGCACCCCCCGCCGCCTCCCCCGCAGTCCCCTGAGCCCCTCGCGCTGCCCCCGGCCCAGCCTGCTCTCCTCGGACGCCAGCCTGACCTCGGACAGCGACAGCCCCTGCAGCACCAGCCCCTGTTCCCGGCACGGCGGCTTGGCCgagcctctctccctcccctcgtCGCGCTTCCGCCCGCGCACCCTCTCCCTGGACGCCAAGCTCAGCACCCTCAGGGGCAGGGGTTACGGAGGGGCGTTGCAGTGCTCCTGTCagccccccacctcctccctcacccCAATCCCGGCCCAGCGGGTCTCCCAGGCCACCCTGTCCTGTTCCAGCTCCACCTCAAGCAACAGCTCCAGCGAGGGCCGCCGCAGCCCGGAGTCACTGGACAGCTCCCCTTTCTCGCGCCCCTCCTCGGCCCGCCGGAGCCTCAGGAGCATGAGGGCCAAACTGGATCCCCGGAACTGGCTCCAAAGCCAGGTATAG
- the rtkn gene encoding rhotekin isoform X1, whose amino-acid sequence MFCRNQTTRATVARCSALEMEIRRGRFRRSVFLETLQDSDIQKKIDHEIRMRDGACKLLAACTQRDQALEASKSLLTCNTRIMAYMSELQRMKEAQVMQRVARRSSEAGPTDDRRPCKGKVAISDLRIPLMWKDTEYFKNKGELHRCAVFCLLQMGGEIHDTDMVMVDRTLTDICFDNTIVFNEASPGFDLRVELYSCSSEEDYSAGSTPRKLASKLSSSLGRSAGKKLRAAVDPGAGSPTGGGATLLLPVPAVAGPKYHLLAHTSLSLAHVQDNFRTHDLITSGNEECTYWVPLYGSVCCRLAAQPDCMNQQMMSGCLKVKQLGGDPQSSTNVYGVLKGTNLSCYHRQEDIESNVEPAFTIAINKETRIRASEKDPDSNVQSISISNLYGGEEVTHTVSADSRQETHRWMEAFWQHFYDMSQWKQCCDDLMKIDLPSPRKAALVTSKQGSLYHEMVIDTAGDIGTVTDILTRRMQELELRSQLGTSPPWMSLFAESPGRQRSPRLAGHSPRTPRRLPRSPLSPSRCPRPSLLSSDASLTSDSDSPCSTSPCSRHGGLAEPLSLPSSRFRPRTLSLDAKLSTLRGRGYGGALQCSCQPPTSSLTPIPAQRVSQATLSCSSSTSSNSSSEGRRSPESLDSSPFSRPSSARRSLRSMRAKLDPRNWLQSQV is encoded by the exons GACAGCGACATCCAGAAGAAGATTGACCATGAGATCCGGATGCGCGACGGCGCCTGCAAGCTGCTAGCCGCGTGCACCCAGAGGGACCAGGCCCTGGAGGCCTCGAAGAGCCTGCTGACCTGCAACACCCGCATCATGGCCTACATGTCCGAGCTGCAGAGGATGAAGGAGGCCCAGGTCATGCAGAGGGTCGCACGAAG GTCGTCGGAGGCAGGGCCAACGGACGACAGACGGCCTTGTAAGGGCAAGGTGGCCATCTCAG ATCTGCGGATCCCTCTCATGTGGAAGGACACGGAGTACTTCAAGAACAAAGGAG AGCTGCATCGGTGTGCTGTGTTCTGTTTACTCCAGATGGGAGGGGAGATCCACGATACTGACATGGTGATGGTAGACCGGACACTCACCGACATCTGCTTTGACAACACCATTGTCTT CAACGAGGCCAGCCCGGGCTTCGACCTCCGCGTGGAGCTGTACAGCTGCAGCTCGGAGGAAGACTACTCGGCAGGCAGCACGCCCAGGAAACTAGCCAGCAAACTCAGCAGCTCTCTGGGCCGCTCGGCGGGGAAGAAGCTCCGGGCCGCCGTGGACCCCGGCGCCGGCAGCCCCACTGGAGGGGGGGCCACGCTGCTGCTCCCGGTACCCGCCGTGGC GGGCCCCAAGTACCACCTGCTGGCCCATACCTCCCTGTCCCTGGCACACGTCCAGGACAACTTCCGCACCCATGACCTCATCACCTCAGGCAACG AGGAGTGTACATACTGGGTTCCTCTCTACGGCAGTGTGTGTTGTCGCCTCGCTGCTCAACCAGACTGTATGAACCAACAGATGATGAGCGGCTGTTTGAAGGtcaag caGTTGGGAGGTGACCCTCAGAGTAGCACAAATGTCTACGGTGTCCTTAAAGGGACAAACCTTTCCTGTTACCATCGACAGGAGGACATCGAGTCTAATGTTGAGCCAGCTTTTACCATCGCCATCAACAAG gaGACTAGAATTCGTGCGTCTGAAAAGGACCCAGACAGTAACGTCCAGAGCATCAGCATCAGCAACCTGTacggaggagaggaggtgacaCACACCGTGTCGGCAGACAGCCGCCAGGAGACGCACCGCTGGATGGAGGCCTTCTGGCAACACTTCTACGACATGA GCCAATGGAAGCAGTGTTGTGACGACCTGATGAAGATCGACCTGCCGTCGCCCCGGAAAGCAGCCCTTGTCACGTCGAAACAGGGCTCCCTTTACCACGAGATGG TTATTGACACCGCCGGTGACATCGGCACGGTGACGGACATCCTGACCCGGCGGATGCAGGAGCTGGAGCTGAGAAGCCAGCTGGGGACCTCTCCTCCCTGGATGTCCCTGTTCGCGGAGTCGCCCGGACGCCAGCGATCCCCCCGGCTGGCCGGCCACAGCCCCCGCACCCCCCGCCGCCTCCCCCGCAGTCCCCTGAGCCCCTCGCGCTGCCCCCGGCCCAGCCTGCTCTCCTCGGACGCCAGCCTGACCTCGGACAGCGACAGCCCCTGCAGCACCAGCCCCTGTTCCCGGCACGGCGGCTTGGCCgagcctctctccctcccctcgtCGCGCTTCCGCCCGCGCACCCTCTCCCTGGACGCCAAGCTCAGCACCCTCAGGGGCAGGGGTTACGGAGGGGCGTTGCAGTGCTCCTGTCagccccccacctcctccctcacccCAATCCCGGCCCAGCGGGTCTCCCAGGCCACCCTGTCCTGTTCCAGCTCCACCTCAAGCAACAGCTCCAGCGAGGGCCGCCGCAGCCCGGAGTCACTGGACAGCTCCCCTTTCTCGCGCCCCTCCTCGGCCCGCCGGAGCCTCAGGAGCATGAGGGCCAAACTGGATCCCCGGAACTGGCTCCAAAGCCAGGTATAG
- the rtkn gene encoding rhotekin isoform X4, with protein sequence MDRYADMEDKLRILEDLNMMYIRQIALSLQDSDIQKKIDHEIRMRDGACKLLAACTQRDQALEASKSLLTCNTRIMAYMSELQRMKEAQVMQRVARRSSEAGPTDDRRPCKGKVAISDLRIPLMWKDTEYFKNKGELHRCAVFCLLQMGGEIHDTDMVMVDRTLTDICFDNTIVFNEASPGFDLRVELYSCSSEEDYSAGSTPRKLASKLSSSLGRSAGKKLRAAVDPGAGSPTGGGATLLLPVPAVAGPKYHLLAHTSLSLAHVQDNFRTHDLITSGNEECTYWVPLYGSVCCRLAAQPDCMNQQMMSGCLKVKLGGDPQSSTNVYGVLKGTNLSCYHRQEDIESNVEPAFTIAINKETRIRASEKDPDSNVQSISISNLYGGEEVTHTVSADSRQETHRWMEAFWQHFYDMSQWKQCCDDLMKIDLPSPRKAALVTSKQGSLYHEMVIDTAGDIGTVTDILTRRMQELELRSQLGTSPPWMSLFAESPGRQRSPRLAGHSPRTPRRLPRSPLSPSRCPRPSLLSSDASLTSDSDSPCSTSPCSRHGGLAEPLSLPSSRFRPRTLSLDAKLSTLRGRGYGGALQCSCQPPTSSLTPIPAQRVSQATLSCSSSTSSNSSSEGRRSPESLDSSPFSRPSSARRSLRSMRAKLDPRNWLQSQV encoded by the exons GACAGCGACATCCAGAAGAAGATTGACCATGAGATCCGGATGCGCGACGGCGCCTGCAAGCTGCTAGCCGCGTGCACCCAGAGGGACCAGGCCCTGGAGGCCTCGAAGAGCCTGCTGACCTGCAACACCCGCATCATGGCCTACATGTCCGAGCTGCAGAGGATGAAGGAGGCCCAGGTCATGCAGAGGGTCGCACGAAG GTCGTCGGAGGCAGGGCCAACGGACGACAGACGGCCTTGTAAGGGCAAGGTGGCCATCTCAG ATCTGCGGATCCCTCTCATGTGGAAGGACACGGAGTACTTCAAGAACAAAGGAG AGCTGCATCGGTGTGCTGTGTTCTGTTTACTCCAGATGGGAGGGGAGATCCACGATACTGACATGGTGATGGTAGACCGGACACTCACCGACATCTGCTTTGACAACACCATTGTCTT CAACGAGGCCAGCCCGGGCTTCGACCTCCGCGTGGAGCTGTACAGCTGCAGCTCGGAGGAAGACTACTCGGCAGGCAGCACGCCCAGGAAACTAGCCAGCAAACTCAGCAGCTCTCTGGGCCGCTCGGCGGGGAAGAAGCTCCGGGCCGCCGTGGACCCCGGCGCCGGCAGCCCCACTGGAGGGGGGGCCACGCTGCTGCTCCCGGTACCCGCCGTGGC GGGCCCCAAGTACCACCTGCTGGCCCATACCTCCCTGTCCCTGGCACACGTCCAGGACAACTTCCGCACCCATGACCTCATCACCTCAGGCAACG AGGAGTGTACATACTGGGTTCCTCTCTACGGCAGTGTGTGTTGTCGCCTCGCTGCTCAACCAGACTGTATGAACCAACAGATGATGAGCGGCTGTTTGAAGGtcaag TTGGGAGGTGACCCTCAGAGTAGCACAAATGTCTACGGTGTCCTTAAAGGGACAAACCTTTCCTGTTACCATCGACAGGAGGACATCGAGTCTAATGTTGAGCCAGCTTTTACCATCGCCATCAACAAG gaGACTAGAATTCGTGCGTCTGAAAAGGACCCAGACAGTAACGTCCAGAGCATCAGCATCAGCAACCTGTacggaggagaggaggtgacaCACACCGTGTCGGCAGACAGCCGCCAGGAGACGCACCGCTGGATGGAGGCCTTCTGGCAACACTTCTACGACATGA GCCAATGGAAGCAGTGTTGTGACGACCTGATGAAGATCGACCTGCCGTCGCCCCGGAAAGCAGCCCTTGTCACGTCGAAACAGGGCTCCCTTTACCACGAGATGG TTATTGACACCGCCGGTGACATCGGCACGGTGACGGACATCCTGACCCGGCGGATGCAGGAGCTGGAGCTGAGAAGCCAGCTGGGGACCTCTCCTCCCTGGATGTCCCTGTTCGCGGAGTCGCCCGGACGCCAGCGATCCCCCCGGCTGGCCGGCCACAGCCCCCGCACCCCCCGCCGCCTCCCCCGCAGTCCCCTGAGCCCCTCGCGCTGCCCCCGGCCCAGCCTGCTCTCCTCGGACGCCAGCCTGACCTCGGACAGCGACAGCCCCTGCAGCACCAGCCCCTGTTCCCGGCACGGCGGCTTGGCCgagcctctctccctcccctcgtCGCGCTTCCGCCCGCGCACCCTCTCCCTGGACGCCAAGCTCAGCACCCTCAGGGGCAGGGGTTACGGAGGGGCGTTGCAGTGCTCCTGTCagccccccacctcctccctcacccCAATCCCGGCCCAGCGGGTCTCCCAGGCCACCCTGTCCTGTTCCAGCTCCACCTCAAGCAACAGCTCCAGCGAGGGCCGCCGCAGCCCGGAGTCACTGGACAGCTCCCCTTTCTCGCGCCCCTCCTCGGCCCGCCGGAGCCTCAGGAGCATGAGGGCCAAACTGGATCCCCGGAACTGGCTCCAAAGCCAGGTATAG
- the rtkn gene encoding rhotekin isoform X3 — translation MDRYADMEDKLRILEDLNMMYIRQIALSLQDSDIQKKIDHEIRMRDGACKLLAACTQRDQALEASKSLLTCNTRIMAYMSELQRMKEAQVMQRVARRSSEAGPTDDRRPCKGKVAISDLRIPLMWKDTEYFKNKGELHRCAVFCLLQMGGEIHDTDMVMVDRTLTDICFDNTIVFNEASPGFDLRVELYSCSSEEDYSAGSTPRKLASKLSSSLGRSAGKKLRAAVDPGAGSPTGGGATLLLPVPAVAGPKYHLLAHTSLSLAHVQDNFRTHDLITSGNEECTYWVPLYGSVCCRLAAQPDCMNQQMMSGCLKVKQLGGDPQSSTNVYGVLKGTNLSCYHRQEDIESNVEPAFTIAINKETRIRASEKDPDSNVQSISISNLYGGEEVTHTVSADSRQETHRWMEAFWQHFYDMSQWKQCCDDLMKIDLPSPRKAALVTSKQGSLYHEMVIDTAGDIGTVTDILTRRMQELELRSQLGTSPPWMSLFAESPGRQRSPRLAGHSPRTPRRLPRSPLSPSRCPRPSLLSSDASLTSDSDSPCSTSPCSRHGGLAEPLSLPSSRFRPRTLSLDAKLSTLRGRGYGGALQCSCQPPTSSLTPIPAQRVSQATLSCSSSTSSNSSSEGRRSPESLDSSPFSRPSSARRSLRSMRAKLDPRNWLQSQV, via the exons GACAGCGACATCCAGAAGAAGATTGACCATGAGATCCGGATGCGCGACGGCGCCTGCAAGCTGCTAGCCGCGTGCACCCAGAGGGACCAGGCCCTGGAGGCCTCGAAGAGCCTGCTGACCTGCAACACCCGCATCATGGCCTACATGTCCGAGCTGCAGAGGATGAAGGAGGCCCAGGTCATGCAGAGGGTCGCACGAAG GTCGTCGGAGGCAGGGCCAACGGACGACAGACGGCCTTGTAAGGGCAAGGTGGCCATCTCAG ATCTGCGGATCCCTCTCATGTGGAAGGACACGGAGTACTTCAAGAACAAAGGAG AGCTGCATCGGTGTGCTGTGTTCTGTTTACTCCAGATGGGAGGGGAGATCCACGATACTGACATGGTGATGGTAGACCGGACACTCACCGACATCTGCTTTGACAACACCATTGTCTT CAACGAGGCCAGCCCGGGCTTCGACCTCCGCGTGGAGCTGTACAGCTGCAGCTCGGAGGAAGACTACTCGGCAGGCAGCACGCCCAGGAAACTAGCCAGCAAACTCAGCAGCTCTCTGGGCCGCTCGGCGGGGAAGAAGCTCCGGGCCGCCGTGGACCCCGGCGCCGGCAGCCCCACTGGAGGGGGGGCCACGCTGCTGCTCCCGGTACCCGCCGTGGC GGGCCCCAAGTACCACCTGCTGGCCCATACCTCCCTGTCCCTGGCACACGTCCAGGACAACTTCCGCACCCATGACCTCATCACCTCAGGCAACG AGGAGTGTACATACTGGGTTCCTCTCTACGGCAGTGTGTGTTGTCGCCTCGCTGCTCAACCAGACTGTATGAACCAACAGATGATGAGCGGCTGTTTGAAGGtcaag caGTTGGGAGGTGACCCTCAGAGTAGCACAAATGTCTACGGTGTCCTTAAAGGGACAAACCTTTCCTGTTACCATCGACAGGAGGACATCGAGTCTAATGTTGAGCCAGCTTTTACCATCGCCATCAACAAG gaGACTAGAATTCGTGCGTCTGAAAAGGACCCAGACAGTAACGTCCAGAGCATCAGCATCAGCAACCTGTacggaggagaggaggtgacaCACACCGTGTCGGCAGACAGCCGCCAGGAGACGCACCGCTGGATGGAGGCCTTCTGGCAACACTTCTACGACATGA GCCAATGGAAGCAGTGTTGTGACGACCTGATGAAGATCGACCTGCCGTCGCCCCGGAAAGCAGCCCTTGTCACGTCGAAACAGGGCTCCCTTTACCACGAGATGG TTATTGACACCGCCGGTGACATCGGCACGGTGACGGACATCCTGACCCGGCGGATGCAGGAGCTGGAGCTGAGAAGCCAGCTGGGGACCTCTCCTCCCTGGATGTCCCTGTTCGCGGAGTCGCCCGGACGCCAGCGATCCCCCCGGCTGGCCGGCCACAGCCCCCGCACCCCCCGCCGCCTCCCCCGCAGTCCCCTGAGCCCCTCGCGCTGCCCCCGGCCCAGCCTGCTCTCCTCGGACGCCAGCCTGACCTCGGACAGCGACAGCCCCTGCAGCACCAGCCCCTGTTCCCGGCACGGCGGCTTGGCCgagcctctctccctcccctcgtCGCGCTTCCGCCCGCGCACCCTCTCCCTGGACGCCAAGCTCAGCACCCTCAGGGGCAGGGGTTACGGAGGGGCGTTGCAGTGCTCCTGTCagccccccacctcctccctcacccCAATCCCGGCCCAGCGGGTCTCCCAGGCCACCCTGTCCTGTTCCAGCTCCACCTCAAGCAACAGCTCCAGCGAGGGCCGCCGCAGCCCGGAGTCACTGGACAGCTCCCCTTTCTCGCGCCCCTCCTCGGCCCGCCGGAGCCTCAGGAGCATGAGGGCCAAACTGGATCCCCGGAACTGGCTCCAAAGCCAGGTATAG
- the rtkn gene encoding rhotekin isoform X5: MASVNNSINQRDSDIQKKIDHEIRMRDGACKLLAACTQRDQALEASKSLLTCNTRIMAYMSELQRMKEAQVMQRVARRSSEAGPTDDRRPCKGKVAISDLRIPLMWKDTEYFKNKGELHRCAVFCLLQMGGEIHDTDMVMVDRTLTDICFDNTIVFNEASPGFDLRVELYSCSSEEDYSAGSTPRKLASKLSSSLGRSAGKKLRAAVDPGAGSPTGGGATLLLPVPAVAGPKYHLLAHTSLSLAHVQDNFRTHDLITSGNEECTYWVPLYGSVCCRLAAQPDCMNQQMMSGCLKVKQLGGDPQSSTNVYGVLKGTNLSCYHRQEDIESNVEPAFTIAINKETRIRASEKDPDSNVQSISISNLYGGEEVTHTVSADSRQETHRWMEAFWQHFYDMSQWKQCCDDLMKIDLPSPRKAALVTSKQGSLYHEMVIDTAGDIGTVTDILTRRMQELELRSQLGTSPPWMSLFAESPGRQRSPRLAGHSPRTPRRLPRSPLSPSRCPRPSLLSSDASLTSDSDSPCSTSPCSRHGGLAEPLSLPSSRFRPRTLSLDAKLSTLRGRGYGGALQCSCQPPTSSLTPIPAQRVSQATLSCSSSTSSNSSSEGRRSPESLDSSPFSRPSSARRSLRSMRAKLDPRNWLQSQV, encoded by the exons GACAGCGACATCCAGAAGAAGATTGACCATGAGATCCGGATGCGCGACGGCGCCTGCAAGCTGCTAGCCGCGTGCACCCAGAGGGACCAGGCCCTGGAGGCCTCGAAGAGCCTGCTGACCTGCAACACCCGCATCATGGCCTACATGTCCGAGCTGCAGAGGATGAAGGAGGCCCAGGTCATGCAGAGGGTCGCACGAAG GTCGTCGGAGGCAGGGCCAACGGACGACAGACGGCCTTGTAAGGGCAAGGTGGCCATCTCAG ATCTGCGGATCCCTCTCATGTGGAAGGACACGGAGTACTTCAAGAACAAAGGAG AGCTGCATCGGTGTGCTGTGTTCTGTTTACTCCAGATGGGAGGGGAGATCCACGATACTGACATGGTGATGGTAGACCGGACACTCACCGACATCTGCTTTGACAACACCATTGTCTT CAACGAGGCCAGCCCGGGCTTCGACCTCCGCGTGGAGCTGTACAGCTGCAGCTCGGAGGAAGACTACTCGGCAGGCAGCACGCCCAGGAAACTAGCCAGCAAACTCAGCAGCTCTCTGGGCCGCTCGGCGGGGAAGAAGCTCCGGGCCGCCGTGGACCCCGGCGCCGGCAGCCCCACTGGAGGGGGGGCCACGCTGCTGCTCCCGGTACCCGCCGTGGC GGGCCCCAAGTACCACCTGCTGGCCCATACCTCCCTGTCCCTGGCACACGTCCAGGACAACTTCCGCACCCATGACCTCATCACCTCAGGCAACG AGGAGTGTACATACTGGGTTCCTCTCTACGGCAGTGTGTGTTGTCGCCTCGCTGCTCAACCAGACTGTATGAACCAACAGATGATGAGCGGCTGTTTGAAGGtcaag caGTTGGGAGGTGACCCTCAGAGTAGCACAAATGTCTACGGTGTCCTTAAAGGGACAAACCTTTCCTGTTACCATCGACAGGAGGACATCGAGTCTAATGTTGAGCCAGCTTTTACCATCGCCATCAACAAG gaGACTAGAATTCGTGCGTCTGAAAAGGACCCAGACAGTAACGTCCAGAGCATCAGCATCAGCAACCTGTacggaggagaggaggtgacaCACACCGTGTCGGCAGACAGCCGCCAGGAGACGCACCGCTGGATGGAGGCCTTCTGGCAACACTTCTACGACATGA GCCAATGGAAGCAGTGTTGTGACGACCTGATGAAGATCGACCTGCCGTCGCCCCGGAAAGCAGCCCTTGTCACGTCGAAACAGGGCTCCCTTTACCACGAGATGG TTATTGACACCGCCGGTGACATCGGCACGGTGACGGACATCCTGACCCGGCGGATGCAGGAGCTGGAGCTGAGAAGCCAGCTGGGGACCTCTCCTCCCTGGATGTCCCTGTTCGCGGAGTCGCCCGGACGCCAGCGATCCCCCCGGCTGGCCGGCCACAGCCCCCGCACCCCCCGCCGCCTCCCCCGCAGTCCCCTGAGCCCCTCGCGCTGCCCCCGGCCCAGCCTGCTCTCCTCGGACGCCAGCCTGACCTCGGACAGCGACAGCCCCTGCAGCACCAGCCCCTGTTCCCGGCACGGCGGCTTGGCCgagcctctctccctcccctcgtCGCGCTTCCGCCCGCGCACCCTCTCCCTGGACGCCAAGCTCAGCACCCTCAGGGGCAGGGGTTACGGAGGGGCGTTGCAGTGCTCCTGTCagccccccacctcctccctcacccCAATCCCGGCCCAGCGGGTCTCCCAGGCCACCCTGTCCTGTTCCAGCTCCACCTCAAGCAACAGCTCCAGCGAGGGCCGCCGCAGCCCGGAGTCACTGGACAGCTCCCCTTTCTCGCGCCCCTCCTCGGCCCGCCGGAGCCTCAGGAGCATGAGGGCCAAACTGGATCCCCGGAACTGGCTCCAAAGCCAGGTATAG
- the rtkn gene encoding rhotekin isoform X6: MFCRNQTTRATVARCSALEMEIRRGRFRRSVFLETLQDSDIQKKIDHEIRMRDGACKLLAACTQRDQALEASKSLLTCNTRIMAYMSELQRMKEAQVMQRVARRSSEAGPTDDRRPCKGKVAISDLRIPLMWKDTEYFKNKGELHRCAVFCLLQMGGEIHDTDMVMVDRTLTDICFDNTIVFNEASPGFDLRVELYSCSSEEDYSAGSTPRKLASKLSSSLGRSAGKKLRAAVDPGAGSPTGGGATLLLPVPAVAGPKYHLLAHTSLSLAHVQDNFRTHDLITSGNEECTYWVPLYGSVCCRLAAQPDCMNQQMMSGCLKVKQLGGDPQSSTNVYGVLKGTNLSCYHRQEDIESNVEPAFTIAINKETRIRASEKDPDSNVQSISISNLYGGEEVTHTVSADSRQETHRWMEAFWQHFYDMSQWKQCCDDLMKIDLPSPRKAALVTSKQGSLYHEMAPLTTPSCQGLLLQDNAVSAEIRALLSSYYNDSY; this comes from the exons GACAGCGACATCCAGAAGAAGATTGACCATGAGATCCGGATGCGCGACGGCGCCTGCAAGCTGCTAGCCGCGTGCACCCAGAGGGACCAGGCCCTGGAGGCCTCGAAGAGCCTGCTGACCTGCAACACCCGCATCATGGCCTACATGTCCGAGCTGCAGAGGATGAAGGAGGCCCAGGTCATGCAGAGGGTCGCACGAAG GTCGTCGGAGGCAGGGCCAACGGACGACAGACGGCCTTGTAAGGGCAAGGTGGCCATCTCAG ATCTGCGGATCCCTCTCATGTGGAAGGACACGGAGTACTTCAAGAACAAAGGAG AGCTGCATCGGTGTGCTGTGTTCTGTTTACTCCAGATGGGAGGGGAGATCCACGATACTGACATGGTGATGGTAGACCGGACACTCACCGACATCTGCTTTGACAACACCATTGTCTT CAACGAGGCCAGCCCGGGCTTCGACCTCCGCGTGGAGCTGTACAGCTGCAGCTCGGAGGAAGACTACTCGGCAGGCAGCACGCCCAGGAAACTAGCCAGCAAACTCAGCAGCTCTCTGGGCCGCTCGGCGGGGAAGAAGCTCCGGGCCGCCGTGGACCCCGGCGCCGGCAGCCCCACTGGAGGGGGGGCCACGCTGCTGCTCCCGGTACCCGCCGTGGC GGGCCCCAAGTACCACCTGCTGGCCCATACCTCCCTGTCCCTGGCACACGTCCAGGACAACTTCCGCACCCATGACCTCATCACCTCAGGCAACG AGGAGTGTACATACTGGGTTCCTCTCTACGGCAGTGTGTGTTGTCGCCTCGCTGCTCAACCAGACTGTATGAACCAACAGATGATGAGCGGCTGTTTGAAGGtcaag caGTTGGGAGGTGACCCTCAGAGTAGCACAAATGTCTACGGTGTCCTTAAAGGGACAAACCTTTCCTGTTACCATCGACAGGAGGACATCGAGTCTAATGTTGAGCCAGCTTTTACCATCGCCATCAACAAG gaGACTAGAATTCGTGCGTCTGAAAAGGACCCAGACAGTAACGTCCAGAGCATCAGCATCAGCAACCTGTacggaggagaggaggtgacaCACACCGTGTCGGCAGACAGCCGCCAGGAGACGCACCGCTGGATGGAGGCCTTCTGGCAACACTTCTACGACATGA GCCAATGGAAGCAGTGTTGTGACGACCTGATGAAGATCGACCTGCCGTCGCCCCGGAAAGCAGCCCTTGTCACGTCGAAACAGGGCTCCCTTTACCACGAGATGG CCCCCCTGACCACGCCTTCCTGTCAGGGTCTCCTGCTGCAGGATAACGCTGTGTCCGCTGAGATTCGCGCTCTGCTCTCCTCCTATTACAACGACAG TTATTGA